Proteins co-encoded in one Euleptes europaea isolate rEulEur1 chromosome 1, rEulEur1.hap1, whole genome shotgun sequence genomic window:
- the UBL4A gene encoding ubiquitin-like protein 4A: MLLTVKALQGRECSLQVSPDERISSLKRLVSEKLNVPVSQQRLLFKGKALADEHRLSDYSIGPESKLNLVIKPPEKASPEEAGHKGVPPQTPAIWHTLAQVLGRHYSTGDTEKVLEQLQKDYDRSLRLLSLDDIERLATRLLHPEVAEAIEMGFLD; this comes from the exons ATGCTGCTGACGGTGAAGGCGCTTCAGGGCCGGGAATGCAGCCTGcag GTTTCCCCGGATGAGCGCATCTCCTCTCTCAAACGCCTGGTCTCAGAGAAACTGAATGTGCCCGTGTCCCAACAGCGTCTGCTTTTCAAAGGGAAAGCCCTGGCAG ATGAGCACCGCCTCTCCGATTACTCCATTGGGCCGGAGTCCAAGCTCAACCTAGTGATCAAGCCGCCGGAGAAGGCTTCCCCTGAGGAAGCGGGCCACAAAGGGGTTCCCCCCCAGACGCCCGCTATTTGGCACACGCTGGCCCAAGTTCTGGGCAGGCATTACAGTACAGGCGACACAGAGAAAGTGCTGGAGCAGCTGCAGAAG GATTATGACCGGAGCCTTCGGCTGCTGAGCTTGGATGACATTGAGCGTCTGGCCACACGTCTGCTTCACCCAGAGGTGGCGGAGGCCATAGAAATGGGCTTTCTGGATTAG